The following proteins come from a genomic window of Phycisphaeraceae bacterium:
- a CDS encoding UbiD family decarboxylase: MATYPTLRDFLDALEKAGELHRVKARVSPMLEITEIADRVSKSAAPHTSPHARKNDPNHAHLGGKALLFETVEGASMPLAINVFGSYHRMEMALGVEQDGGFDGLAEKVGRLIKPEPPSGILDKVKKGMELAKLASLTPRLVRTGLCQQVVKTGEQVNLFELPIIKCWPDDGDPSRFGYPQSLQQPGQGRYITFGGIHTIHPDDAGVDGPRLSRNIGMYRAQLLTRNTTAMHWHMHHDGARHWRAWKKAGKPMPLAIALGGESVLPFAATAPLPPGVSEFLFAGFLNEGGIEVVPCKTVDLHVPANSEIVIEGFVSTECGPPDYDPRVSALNPAPQPLLADHEFFEGPFGDHTGFYSLPDRYPVFTVTAITHRRDPIYPTTIVGLPPQEDYYMGKATERIFLPLLKTLVPDIIDYDLPMFGVFHSCAFVKIRKEYPLQARRVMHAIWGAGQMAWTKMIVVVDENVDVHDQNAVLFHLAANCDPGRDIEIINGPLDILDHAAPRLGAGHKIGFDATAKIKGEEVNGHAIRNWPRLLEMSPAIKELVGRRWREYGL; encoded by the coding sequence ATGGCCACCTACCCGACCCTTCGTGATTTTCTGGATGCCCTTGAAAAAGCAGGCGAGTTGCACCGTGTCAAGGCTCGCGTGTCGCCGATGCTCGAAATCACCGAGATCGCCGACCGCGTGAGCAAGAGTGCCGCACCGCACACCAGTCCGCACGCCCGGAAAAACGATCCGAATCACGCACATCTGGGCGGTAAGGCGTTGCTCTTTGAAACTGTCGAAGGCGCATCCATGCCGCTGGCGATCAACGTGTTCGGTTCATATCACCGGATGGAGATGGCTCTGGGCGTTGAGCAGGACGGCGGGTTTGACGGGCTGGCGGAAAAAGTCGGCCGCCTGATCAAACCTGAACCGCCCAGCGGCATCCTCGACAAAGTGAAAAAGGGCATGGAGCTGGCAAAGCTCGCCTCACTGACGCCGCGTCTCGTGCGCACCGGTCTGTGTCAGCAAGTCGTCAAGACCGGCGAGCAAGTGAACCTGTTTGAGCTGCCGATCATCAAGTGCTGGCCGGACGACGGCGACCCGTCACGATTCGGCTATCCGCAGAGCCTTCAGCAACCCGGACAGGGCAGATACATCACCTTCGGCGGGATTCACACCATCCACCCCGACGACGCGGGCGTGGACGGACCACGCCTGAGCCGCAACATCGGCATGTATCGCGCACAGCTTCTGACGCGCAATACCACCGCGATGCACTGGCACATGCACCACGACGGCGCGAGACATTGGCGGGCGTGGAAGAAAGCAGGCAAACCCATGCCGCTGGCAATCGCGCTGGGCGGCGAAAGCGTGCTGCCTTTCGCGGCGACGGCACCGCTGCCCCCCGGCGTGTCGGAGTTTCTTTTTGCCGGTTTTCTCAACGAAGGGGGCATCGAGGTAGTGCCTTGCAAGACGGTCGATCTGCATGTGCCGGCCAATAGCGAGATCGTCATCGAGGGCTTTGTGAGTACGGAGTGCGGTCCGCCGGATTACGATCCGCGCGTATCAGCGTTGAACCCAGCTCCCCAACCGCTCCTCGCTGACCACGAGTTTTTTGAGGGGCCTTTCGGCGACCACACCGGCTTTTACTCGCTGCCCGACCGCTACCCGGTCTTCACCGTCACAGCCATCACGCACCGCAGAGATCCCATCTATCCGACAACGATCGTCGGCCTGCCGCCGCAGGAAGATTACTACATGGGTAAGGCCACGGAGCGCATCTTCCTGCCTCTGCTCAAAACGCTGGTGCCCGACATCATCGACTATGACCTGCCGATGTTCGGCGTGTTCCACTCATGCGCCTTTGTGAAAATCCGCAAGGAATACCCGCTACAGGCACGCCGGGTGATGCACGCGATCTGGGGTGCGGGACAGATGGCCTGGACGAAAATGATCGTCGTCGTTGATGAAAACGTCGATGTCCACGATCAGAACGCCGTGCTGTTTCATCTGGCGGCCAACTGCGATCCCGGACGCGACATCGAGATCATCAACGGCCCGCTCGACATTCTCGACCACGCTGCGCCCCGGCTGGGAGCCGGACACAAAATCGGCTTCGACGCGACAGCCAAGATCAAGGGTGAAGAAGTCAACGGCCACGCGATCCGCAACTGGCCCCGGTTGCTGGAAATGTCGCCGGCGATCAAGGAACTCGTCGGGCGACGGTGGCGTGAGTACGGCTTATAG
- a CDS encoding glycosyltransferase family 39 protein has protein sequence MSSLNQMVSRVLTAGTPVVRLDDEAWNTARVRTGVALGIVLTIALSLRVWGVGFGLPYLYHPDEPSKIRTAIKMLHSGDLNPHYFKKPTLQIYLTAAAGEAYYLFGRTAGWFNDIKDIHQTVWLTGGVGRIDTPGFIVISRLITVAFGVASVGMLFLIVTQLTRDRTIGLLAAAMLAVSPSHVASSRYIHPDVVMLFFLLVVVWACQRILAHGRWRDYALAGIACGLATGSKYNGFFAIALPIIAYFVSDKCEHNKDWKLALTFVLAPLAFLATTPYSLIDWQTFIGNILIETIHYANGHPGMEGGAPLWYAHYLLFFEGPIAVLALVQMARCLRRNRREPATMFLMLFPIIYFVIIASVPVRNEQTLLPVMPFLCIFAAMGLADFFRWMTRQRNERVSIAFSPIMGLVAAALLALPLVRVVQANVRLTTTDSRETARDWLEDNIPRNCRVAVESYSAFIDPALFDVRAERFLCVHDPQWYFEQGVEYFVFGEPAFGRFFTDRQRYSEEIAGYEKLFNTLTLVKSFNDGGYEIRVYRSPQVRAPGARPATR, from the coding sequence GTGTCGAGTCTGAACCAGATGGTCAGCCGCGTCCTGACTGCCGGAACTCCCGTTGTCCGCTTGGATGACGAGGCGTGGAATACCGCACGGGTTCGCACCGGGGTGGCACTGGGGATCGTACTCACCATCGCGTTGTCGCTGCGGGTCTGGGGAGTCGGGTTCGGGCTGCCCTATCTCTACCATCCGGACGAGCCGAGCAAGATTCGCACGGCCATCAAAATGCTCCATTCCGGGGATCTCAACCCGCATTATTTCAAGAAGCCGACCCTGCAAATCTATCTCACCGCCGCAGCCGGAGAGGCGTATTACCTGTTCGGGCGGACGGCAGGCTGGTTCAACGACATCAAAGACATCCATCAGACGGTCTGGCTGACCGGCGGCGTAGGGCGGATCGACACGCCGGGCTTCATTGTGATCTCACGGCTCATCACCGTGGCGTTCGGCGTCGCAAGCGTGGGCATGCTCTTTCTCATCGTCACGCAATTGACGCGCGATCGCACCATCGGTCTGCTGGCAGCGGCGATGCTTGCTGTCTCCCCATCACACGTTGCCTCAAGTCGCTACATCCATCCCGATGTCGTGATGCTATTTTTCCTGCTGGTCGTCGTCTGGGCCTGCCAGCGGATCCTTGCGCACGGTCGATGGCGTGACTACGCGCTGGCGGGGATCGCCTGCGGCCTGGCGACCGGATCGAAATACAACGGCTTCTTTGCAATCGCGCTGCCGATCATCGCCTACTTCGTCTCCGACAAGTGTGAGCACAACAAGGACTGGAAGCTCGCGCTGACTTTCGTGCTTGCACCGCTGGCGTTCCTTGCGACGACGCCTTACTCGCTGATCGACTGGCAAACCTTCATCGGCAACATTCTCATCGAGACGATCCACTACGCCAACGGCCACCCGGGGATGGAAGGCGGTGCGCCGCTGTGGTACGCGCATTATCTCCTGTTCTTCGAGGGGCCTATCGCCGTGCTGGCACTGGTGCAGATGGCTCGGTGCCTGCGTCGAAACAGGCGCGAGCCGGCCACGATGTTTCTGATGTTGTTCCCGATCATCTATTTCGTCATCATCGCCAGCGTGCCGGTGCGAAATGAGCAGACGTTGCTGCCGGTGATGCCGTTCCTTTGCATTTTCGCAGCTATGGGATTGGCGGATTTTTTCCGATGGATGACGCGCCAGCGGAATGAACGGGTTTCCATCGCCTTTTCCCCGATCATGGGTCTTGTCGCCGCCGCGCTGCTGGCATTGCCTCTGGTTCGTGTCGTGCAGGCGAACGTCCGGCTTACCACGACTGACAGCCGGGAGACAGCACGAGACTGGCTGGAGGACAACATCCCTCGTAATTGCCGGGTGGCGGTCGAGAGCTATTCAGCTTTCATCGATCCGGCTCTCTTTGACGTCCGGGCGGAGCGTTTTCTCTGCGTCCACGATCCGCAGTGGTACTTTGAGCAGGGGGTGGAATATTTTGTTTTTGGTGAGCCGGCGTTCGGCCGGTTTTTCACCGACCGGCAACGATACTCCGAAGAAATCGCCGGTTACGAAAAACTTTTCAACACGCTTACGCTGGTCAAGTCGTTCAACGACGGCGGGTACGAAATCCGGGTTTACCGCAGTCCGCAGGTACGTGCGCCGGGTGCTCGTCCCGCAACACGGTGA
- a CDS encoding class I mannose-6-phosphate isomerase: MTDRPLLYPLKLEPIYKEKVWGGRALEKLGRKLPGDSATAIGESWELADLATTSVSGGGGAAERSIVRNGPLAGRTLHDLMQLYGADLLGRLKPDAEGGFPVLIKFLDAGDNLSVQVHPSTAWCESHTDAYLKSEAWYILDAKPGAAIYKGIRPGVTPAQLRAAIASGTSEAVEQTLIKVPVKAGDCHYLPSGTCHALGAGVLVAEVQTPSDTTFRVFDWGRTGRQLHIEQAMECIHFGPPDVRQFEKRSHVAGMFTTVSRLVLCEHFRIEKIRMTESYEQEVPYDQPAVWIVLEGKGTITPGNGAGAVEFTRGETLLIPAHLDKARAKFDLDTTWLEVTFPQALAEPLK; this comes from the coding sequence ATGACCGACCGCCCTCTGCTTTATCCTCTGAAGCTCGAACCCATTTACAAAGAAAAAGTGTGGGGTGGTCGCGCCCTCGAAAAACTGGGACGAAAGCTGCCGGGTGACTCCGCCACGGCTATCGGTGAGTCATGGGAACTCGCCGATCTGGCGACCACTTCGGTATCCGGCGGCGGCGGAGCGGCGGAACGCTCAATCGTCCGCAATGGTCCGCTCGCCGGTCGCACACTCCACGATCTGATGCAGCTCTACGGCGCAGACCTCCTCGGACGACTCAAGCCTGACGCCGAGGGCGGCTTCCCCGTACTGATCAAGTTTCTCGATGCCGGCGATAACCTCTCAGTGCAAGTCCACCCAAGCACTGCGTGGTGTGAATCGCATACCGATGCGTACCTCAAGAGTGAAGCCTGGTACATCCTCGACGCAAAACCCGGAGCCGCCATCTACAAAGGGATTCGACCCGGCGTGACGCCAGCGCAGCTTCGTGCCGCCATCGCCAGCGGCACATCGGAAGCGGTCGAGCAGACGTTGATTAAGGTTCCGGTCAAAGCCGGTGATTGCCACTACCTGCCCAGCGGAACATGTCATGCTCTGGGTGCAGGCGTGCTGGTGGCGGAGGTGCAGACTCCCAGCGACACGACATTCCGCGTGTTTGACTGGGGACGAACCGGCCGCCAACTTCACATCGAACAGGCGATGGAGTGCATCCACTTCGGGCCGCCGGACGTGCGGCAGTTTGAAAAGCGATCCCACGTCGCGGGGATGTTCACGACGGTCAGTCGGCTCGTGCTCTGCGAGCACTTCCGTATCGAAAAAATCCGCATGACCGAGTCGTATGAACAGGAAGTTCCGTATGACCAGCCGGCGGTGTGGATCGTGCTCGAAGGCAAGGGAACCATCACCCCCGGCAACGGCGCGGGAGCGGTCGAGTTCACACGCGGGGAGACGCTGCTGATCCCCGCCCACCTCGATA